The genome window ATGCAGTCTAACACTTTGTGAGGTGGTTCACTTGAAGCCTTTTGAGAATTCAGAGACACAAGAGAAAGCTTTGTATTGATAATTAATGTTACCTCGTGAATTCATCTCCGTAGCCACCGATACTGCGAACTCATGACTTCCTCTGCATgttgaaatacattttgctttgctaCTTGTTTCCTCTGCTTCAGGAGGTTCtgttaaatgtgaaaaaaaatagctgttctCTGACAAGGAACTATGCTTGTTAAGCGTACTACTTCTGATGTCTTACCAGTGACAGACTATGTGGAATTCTGGTTGATTCCTGATGATATCTTCTTAGGCATAAAAAGATCTTGTTTTGCAGGCATATGTTTTGAACAGCTCGAGTCTTGTGACTAATCCCCTAAGATCAACTTTGGGCAGAGTACTTGGGCTCTTCTGCTAGGATTTCAGCCTTGTTTCTTATGATTTCCTATCCTGCGTTCCAAATCACACATACAGCCATCATAAATACAGATTTGCGTGCTGAGGCATTTATGTTTGTTGTCTGGACCTCTagagccagattttttttttcattctatgTTTATCTGGGAAAtctaatgagaaataaattagtAATCTCTCCGTGTCTGTTGTTGTACCTCATGCACTGCTCCACTGATGACTCCTCAGCCTGCTGCTATGGGTTCCTGACTTTGCATTTTAGATGAGTAGGAGTCTATCTTTAACAACTATTGTCTGACAAGAACATTTGGAAACTGAGTTTACATTCCTTTAATGTGTCATTTTGATCCAAATAGGGCATGACATCAGCCTCTGGGCATTTTGGCCTCCTTTCATTTCATCTCACCTATCTTTAGACGCTTGACAGAGGTCAGTCTAGTAAGAGTGGTTAGATAAATCTCTGTCATATCCTGTCTCTAGCCACTGACTATAGAGGAAGTCAAGGCTGCAAACTTATGTGTCTTAGCTAAGCATCTAAAGCGAATAGGCTGAACCTAGACCTCTGAAGCAGTATGTTTAGGCATTACTGTAACgtgacattttcctttttactcaGATGTATTGCAGCTCTGTCTGTGGGCGACGGGACGATTCTCAGAACACCGATAAGAGCAGCCATGGATGGAGCCAAGCAACAGACTGTCTGCTCAAAGGAAGCGTGGCATGGGTAAAAGATACCATTCACTGCACTGTGCATGTGCTTCTGGTTTGAGACACTTAACACTTGTGTACTGTTTCCAGTGAAAGTTGTTGTTAATTAGTTGCTTCAACatatcttttttctcctttctattACAAAACTTTACCATAAGTGTTTGATATGATGTTTTTTAAGGGGCTTTCGtcaaagactttaaaaacaatattgCCTCTTAGAGAGGGTACCTAGAACTTCCTTCTCCACTGATTTCCTCAGAAGTCCTTTTCTTCAAGTCTTATACCTTTGCAATCCCCTCTCACCTCTTTCTCgggttattttatttctgtattgaaGTACCTGCATATTCAGTGCGATTCTGCCGGCAGCTCCAACTGATATCCAGGTTCTGCACTACAGTTCCGTTTGGGATGACAAAGTATCATTTGCTTAACACAGAAGATTTGGGGGAAGTGCCTTTAAATAAGGACTGTTTGTATGTGTCTCCTTTGGGGGAGCCCCAGTTTCTTCAGACTCCTCCACTGTTCATGTCAAAGATTGTAAGTGACCAGCCACCTGATttttctaagcagaaaaaaaacatctcaaaaatGGTTTTAGCCACATTTTAGAGCTTATTGAGCTATGGTGTAGATTCTGGAGTTACCTACTTGCTCACCTGTTATAACCCTGCAGGTGTGTGAGAAAGCCTTCCAGAGGATCGGCAAGAGTCCCACGTCGAAGACGCTCAAAGTCTCCTGTCCTGCATCCTCCCAAGTTTACGTATTGCAATATGAAAGCCAACAACCAGCTGAAACACAAAACCCAGGCAGACACATCAAAGGGTAGTATCAGTTCAGACATTTTTGTTACAGCAGAACACGGTACGAAGGACAGGCACGATTCTCACTTTGAGGCCAGTGATGACAGAACTGAACCTTTGGAAGCTTTTACTGCCGAAGAGCCTTTGGAGAAGTCAAGAGGGAATTGCCCTACTCTCTCCTCATCCTTTGAAACTAGCTTGCATTCTAGCCAAACCTCAGATTTCCAGTCCTTATCCATGCTTAGCAACGGCAGGCAGTGCCCTTGTACGGACAAGAATTGCCAGTGCAAACAGTGGCGAACCATGGAAGTGTACTCTTTCTCTGGCTTGCGGAGTGTCCTGTCAGAATGTGAAAAGGCAGTCCTAGGAGTCCATGCCCAGTCTCTTCAAAATAGATCCCCTTGTGGGACAGCCTCATCAGGTTCTCCTAGATCTTGTTCTGAGCAAGCTCGAGCCTTTGTGGATGACGTGACTATTGAAGATCTTTCTGGATACATGGAATACTACTTATATATTCCCAAGAAAATGTCTCACATGGCAGAAATGATGTATACTTGACTGAAAGTAATAGAGAATCCTGAAGCAGAGTTTGTGATAATGATTGGGTTAAATGCCTTGTTAGTGCCATGTTTTCACTGTTGTGCGTTTCAGCAAATGTTTCTTTGCCTCATACAGTTCAGTTTtctactaaaatgaaaaatggaatatAGTTTCTGAGCTTAGTTCTAAAAAGAATGCACTAAAGTCTCTGAATACCTTAACAAAAGCACTGTAGATCAAATGAACTTCCTTTGTTTTTCGGTTTGTGCTGTGGATATTCAAGCTCTTTATGCTGTTTTCACTATgttttgagagaagaaaaaaaaaaaaaggcattttaggtttttttctgaaatttgcaATGTTTGGAAAGTTCATTCTTAATGTGTCCCAGTACTTAAGAGAAATGTTTCATAGTCACAGCTCTATCCTCCTCATGCTACTCAAGAGAGAAGAATGAGAAGGCAGCCAGTATTTTGCATAGGATGGATTTCCTTTCCTTGAACACTATCTGGCTCCTTTTTAGTTGAATCAAATTGTGAATGCTTCCTCCTCACAAATCTGTTGGGAGGTCCAGAATGTGCGGGTGTGTGCTTGGACCCTTTCATAATCTAACTAGCTCACTCTTAAGCAGTTCTATTTTTCTGCAGATAAGTGAAGCTCTtagaagcaaaaatatattttgttatttgtgcTTTACAGATGGAATAATTTAGCGAGGAGTGAAGCAGGCTAACAGTTTTTTTGGGCCACGCTGTCTCAGAAATGGAGATGGTGGAGCCATCTATACAGGTTGTTTCTGAGTATGTTTGATACACAAAGCAGTGTGGAAAGAGGGTAAACAAGAAGTGTGTATCATACAGGCTTTGTGGTGTAAAGCTATAACATTCCTTCTGgttgaaaatattgaaatgaaaaattttgttgCTGAGACTTGCATTAATAAACGTTTGTCAAAACCCAGCAAATTAAAGACTGAATAATTTGACTTGCTCTCATCTGCCCTCAAgacctactttttaaaaaaaaaacaacccaaaag of Aquila chrysaetos chrysaetos chromosome 3, bAquChr1.4, whole genome shotgun sequence contains these proteins:
- the LOC115339490 gene encoding oxidative stress-responsive serine-rich protein 1-like isoform X2, which produces MDLEAKDEEEESLQTAFKKLRVDAAGCIAALSVGDGTILRTPIRAAMDGAKQQTVCSKEAWHGCVRKPSRGSARVPRRRRSKSPVLHPPKFTYCNMKANNQLKHKTQADTSKGSISSDIFVTAEHGTKDRHDSHFEASDDRTEPLEAFTAEEPLEKSRGNCPTLSSSFETSLHSSQTSDFQSLSMLSNGRQCPCTDKNCQCKQWRTMEVYSFSGLRSVLSECEKAVLGVHAQSLQNRSPCGTASSGSPRSCSEQARAFVDDVTIEDLSGYMEYYLYIPKKMSHMAEMMYT
- the LOC115339490 gene encoding oxidative stress-responsive serine-rich protein 1-like isoform X1, whose protein sequence is MCVQTSTSDPNFCVSVYSIWHSWLHTESPSMDLEAKDEEEESLQTAFKKLRVDAAGCIAALSVGDGTILRTPIRAAMDGAKQQTVCSKEAWHGCVRKPSRGSARVPRRRRSKSPVLHPPKFTYCNMKANNQLKHKTQADTSKGSISSDIFVTAEHGTKDRHDSHFEASDDRTEPLEAFTAEEPLEKSRGNCPTLSSSFETSLHSSQTSDFQSLSMLSNGRQCPCTDKNCQCKQWRTMEVYSFSGLRSVLSECEKAVLGVHAQSLQNRSPCGTASSGSPRSCSEQARAFVDDVTIEDLSGYMEYYLYIPKKMSHMAEMMYT